One Pirellulaceae bacterium genomic window, AGCGCGGCCTGCTTGACGACACACTCGTTGTCTTTGCAGGAGAATTCGGTAGGACGACATTTGCCCAAGGGGTGAAAGATCGACAGTCCTATGGTCGCGATCACCATCCTCGCTGTTTTACCACATGGATGGCGGGTGGCGGAATCAAGGGCGGTTTGAGCTACGGTGAGACAGACGACTTTTGTTACAACGTTGCCAAGGACCCCGTCCACATTCGCGACCTCCACGCGACGATGCTCCACCAACTCGGCATCAATCACAAACAGCTCAGCATTCCACACCAAGGTTTAGATCTCCGGTTAACCGGAGTCGAACCCAGCCGAGTCATCCACGAAATCCTCAGCTAGGAACCGTCAAAGCGAGACGAGCGGAGCACTGGCCGATTGATATCAGCTTGTCGGTCCTCTGCCTTTCGTACTGGTAGACCGATCGCTCATCAGACTGAATTCCTTTTCGGTCGCCTCGATCAGGTAATCCGAAACGAAGGGTGATATGTTGGGCGAGGTGAGTTACACTACGGGAAACGGCTGTTAACCCCGACCACGTTGCAAAATCCCACCGCCGGGCAATCCGCTGGCACCCCCACAAACCCACGATGCGTCATGAGTCCCTCCCCCATCCCACTCAGTCGCCGTAGCTTTATCGGAATCGCAACCAGCGGACTCGCTGGTTTAACAACCGGATCGACTGATTCGTCGAATCTCCAGGCAGCTCTAGCCACTCAGGCGCGTCGCGCTCAAGCGAAGAACGTATTGGTGATTTTCGAACAAGGCGGAATCTCGCACACCGACACATGGGACCCCAAACCCAAAACAAACCCATTCCATCGCTCGCCGTTCAAACCGATTTCGACGTCCGTCCCAGGCATGCAGTTTACGGAATTATTGAGTCGAACGGCGCAGGTCGCCCACAAGTTAACCGTTGTCCGTTGCATGCGGCAGCCAAAGCCAAATGTCGGGAACTCCCACCCGATGGGTTCGCAATATATTTTCTCTGGCTCTGACCCAACAGGACCGGTCACCATACCAGATATCGGCTCAGTCGTTTCTCAACAGATTGGCAGCTCAGCCAGATACCTGCCCGCCTACGTGCTTGAGGGTTCGGGAGAGCAATCGAAGGAATCTCGCCTTGGCTTTCTTGCCGCAAGCCATCAAGCATTTAAAATTCGTCACGGTCGCGTCTCTGGCTTAAAGCTGGAAGGAATCAGCCCCCAACGATTACGAAAACGGCGTGATCTGCTCGCCAATCTCAATATCGGATTACTGGGCAACGCCCCCAATGATGTTCGAGCCATGGAGCAATTCTCGGCACAAGCAGAAGACATGCTCACGAATCCGGCAACCTTGGCGGCGTTCGACCTCAGCCGTGAACCGGACAGTATCAAAAGGCTGTATCACCCGAATGAAGAACACCGAACTCACCGAGGCGACCTCTATCTTCTCGGTCGAAAACTGATCGAATCGGGTGTTCGTTTCGTAACGATCAATACTCAATGGCCCTCCGACGGCAACCGATGGCCCGGCGGCGGAAACATGAACTGGGATCACCATGACGCGATTTATTCGCAAAGCCATACAAATATCAAAGGCGGAGGAGCAGGAAGTGGTCGCTGGGGCATTGGGACTTGGCCTATGATGCAAAGTACCGACTGGGCATTTTCCGGCTTGATCAGAGACATGGATCAACGCGGCATGTTAGACGAGACGCTCATTTGCTTTGTGACGGAATTCGGTCGCACTCCAAAAATTAACGAGCGACAGGGACGCGACCACTGGGTGCATGCTTTTTCAATCGTCTTCGCCGGTGCTGGAGTCCCAGAAGGTCAGGTGGTGGGCCAAACGGACCAAGACGGTGCCTATGTCACCAGTCCGATGGCCTACACGGTCGAAGATTACGGCGCAACTGTCTACGCAAAACTTGGCATTGACGTATCTGAGCCGATCTTAACCCCCGAGAACCGCCCGATCTTTCTTGCCAAAGGCGGCCGAGCCATTCCCGAGGTCTTCGCATGAAAAATGTTCCTGTGCTGCACCTGATTGCGTCCTCCCTGTGCGCCATCCTGCTCGCCAGTAACAGCCACGCTGAAATTCCTTTCGACCGAATTGAGGTAGAACCTACTCAGCTGACTCTAGCGGGAGAACGTGCCACAGCGCAGATCCTGGTCACAGGCTACACCCCCAACAATACGCCCATCGATCTCACCCAGCATGCCGTTTTTTCTCCCACGCCGCTTGTCGAAATCGAGTCAGGCTATGTGAAACCCCAACAAGACGGAAGCGTAGTGATCGATGTTCGCTATCGACACCACCGCACTCCTTTAAACATCACGATCACCGGGTCCACTGACCCGACACCGATCTCATTCCGCTGGGAGACGCTGGCGGTTTTGACAAAGCAGGGCTGCAATGGGGGCGCTTGCCACGGCAAACCTAACGGACGAGGAGCCTTGGAACTGTCTTTGAATGCCTTTGATCCCAAACTTGATCAGGAAAATCTAGTAAGAGGTTCCTGGGTCCGTTTTACCACGCCTTTAGTCCCAGAACAAAGCTTGATACTCAAGAAGCCGACGCTTGCCATTCCGCATGGCGGTGGTAAGCGACTTCGCAAAGGTACCGAACCCTATGAGATTCTTCGCCGTTGGGTGGAAGAAGGATGCCAGGTCGATAATGAAACGGCGCCGGACTGTGTTGCCGTTCAAGTCGAACCGAAAAGCCGTGTTCTTCCGATCCACGACGACGGAGGTAGGCAGCAGATGCAGGTCATCGCCTCGTTCTCGGACGGTAGCAGCCGCGACGTCACTCGAATCGCTAGTTATACGCTCTCCGATCCGTCGGTTGGCGATGTGACGCCCACGGGCGTTGTATTGGCAAACCAACGAGGCCAGACGGCGGTGGTCGTTCGTTACCTCGACCGGGTGGTCGCTGCAAAACTCACCCTTATACGTGACATTCCCGGATTTGAATGGAATCCTCCCAACGAGACGAACTACGTCGATCAACTGGTCAACAACAAACTCCGACAGCTGCAGTATCAGCCGGCAAATACATGCGATGATGCTACCTTCCTGCGTCGTGTCTCGCTGGATATCCGAGGCTTGCTCCCAACCGTTGCTGAAGCTCGCACCTTTCTTTCCGACAAGAATCCGCACAAACGATCCACGTTGATCGATCGCTGGCTCGAATCCCCCGAGTATGCCAGCCACTGGAGTCTTCGGATGGCAGATCTGCTGCGAATCAACCGGGAGTCTCTCTCCAAAGATCGCGCCACGGCCTACAGCAGTTGGGTGGCTGATTCCATTGCAGACAACATGCCCTACGATCGCTTCGTCAGGGAACTGCTCACCGCAAGCGGAACGACTTCGGAAGTGCCAGCCGCTAACTTTTATCGGGTTGCACCCGAAACGAAACAGGTTTCCGAAAGCGTCGCACAGATTTTCATGGGATCCCGAATCATGTGCGCCCAGTGCCACAACCATCCCTATGAAAGTTGGACTCAGGACAATTATTACCAA contains:
- a CDS encoding DUF1501 domain-containing protein; protein product: MSPSPIPLSRRSFIGIATSGLAGLTTGSTDSSNLQAALATQARRAQAKNVLVIFEQGGISHTDTWDPKPKTNPFHRSPFKPISTSVPGMQFTELLSRTAQVAHKLTVVRCMRQPKPNVGNSHPMGSQYIFSGSDPTGPVTIPDIGSVVSQQIGSSARYLPAYVLEGSGEQSKESRLGFLAASHQAFKIRHGRVSGLKLEGISPQRLRKRRDLLANLNIGLLGNAPNDVRAMEQFSAQAEDMLTNPATLAAFDLSREPDSIKRLYHPNEEHRTHRGDLYLLGRKLIESGVRFVTINTQWPSDGNRWPGGGNMNWDHHDAIYSQSHTNIKGGGAGSGRWGIGTWPMMQSTDWAFSGLIRDMDQRGMLDETLICFVTEFGRTPKINERQGRDHWVHAFSIVFAGAGVPEGQVVGQTDQDGAYVTSPMAYTVEDYGATVYAKLGIDVSEPILTPENRPIFLAKGGRAIPEVFA
- a CDS encoding DUF1549 and DUF1553 domain-containing protein, with translation MKNVPVLHLIASSLCAILLASNSHAEIPFDRIEVEPTQLTLAGERATAQILVTGYTPNNTPIDLTQHAVFSPTPLVEIESGYVKPQQDGSVVIDVRYRHHRTPLNITITGSTDPTPISFRWETLAVLTKQGCNGGACHGKPNGRGALELSLNAFDPKLDQENLVRGSWVRFTTPLVPEQSLILKKPTLAIPHGGGKRLRKGTEPYEILRRWVEEGCQVDNETAPDCVAVQVEPKSRVLPIHDDGGRQQMQVIASFSDGSSRDVTRIASYTLSDPSVGDVTPTGVVLANQRGQTAVVVRYLDRVVAAKLTLIRDIPGFEWNPPNETNYVDQLVNNKLRQLQYQPANTCDDATFLRRVSLDIRGLLPTVAEARTFLSDKNPHKRSTLIDRWLESPEYASHWSLRMADLLRINRESLSKDRATAYSSWVADSIADNMPYDRFVRELLTASGTTSEVPAANFYRVAPETKQVSESVAQIFMGSRIMCAQCHNHPYESWTQDNYYQIASAFHEVDRSVDDPKKKLPAPDNEVTVGLTTGRRLSNPRTGIEQKPWPTELERQENEDSRIAFANWLTSSDNPYFARVAVNRIWSQLMGRGIVEPIDDFRSSNPAANDQLLDALAADFINAGFDRKHIIRKILNSQTYQRKSETTPFNKSDETLFSHARIRLLSAEAIQDAIRRLCEGATAWEQLTAKVNAIETSLPKDDSDASSELRTELNKAKQKRAGYFMTQQPYPHLTTFLKAFGQPERKTACACERRDEVSLDQALQLMNSPLIRQQVNHARQRFGQMSDQELTDQLYLSAFSRFPKPQEVQAILDHLEATHDREQAIEDIVWALINTNEFLFQH